In Thioalkalivibrio paradoxus ARh 1, the following are encoded in one genomic region:
- the uvrC gene encoding excinuclease ABC subunit UvrC: MSATEPAFDHREFLASCTSAPGVYQMLDDAATVLYVGKARNLRKRLGSYFRSTGERSPKTRAMVAQIADIRVAVTHTEAEALLLEANLIKRHRPRYNVLLRDDKSYPYIFVSNHEYPRLGFHRGARRKGVRYFGPYPSAVAVRETLNLLQKLFLVRQCEDSVFAHRSRPCLQHQIGRCTAPCVALIDPDEYAADVQASVRFLEGRSEQVIGDLVQRMETASAGLQFERAARLRDQIAHLRQISEQQYVAGGDGDADIFALARAGGAAAVQIFFVRHGQNLGNSVRYPKLPDDAGDDEIMAAILAQYYAEREPPRLVLVSHRPREPEGLAALLEQRRGGRVRLAWSLRGERARWVEMAQRNAELALKTRLASQAGQQSRLQALAEALQLPEPPARMECFDISHTQGEGTVASCVVFGPEGPLKSDYRRFNIAGIAPGDDYAAMHQALDRRFARLKKEAGPLPDILFIDGGQGQVNQALDVLRNHGIKGMRVVGVAKGPERRAGLETLVLSGVQGPSILPAQSSALHLIQQIRDEAHRFAITGHRLRRAKARRESRLEDIPGLGPKRRGALLRHFGGLRGISRAGVEELAKVPGISHNLAQAIYEGFHEN; this comes from the coding sequence ATGAGCGCGACCGAACCCGCCTTCGACCACAGGGAATTCCTGGCGTCCTGCACCTCGGCCCCGGGTGTCTACCAGATGCTCGACGATGCCGCGACGGTGCTGTATGTGGGCAAGGCCCGGAACCTGCGCAAGCGGCTCGGGAGCTACTTCCGCAGTACCGGCGAACGCAGCCCGAAGACGCGCGCGATGGTCGCTCAGATCGCGGACATCCGGGTGGCGGTCACGCACACCGAAGCCGAGGCGCTGCTGCTCGAGGCGAACCTGATCAAGCGGCACCGGCCTCGCTACAATGTGCTCTTGAGGGATGACAAGAGTTACCCGTACATCTTTGTTTCCAATCACGAATATCCCCGGCTCGGTTTTCATCGCGGCGCCCGCCGGAAAGGCGTTCGCTACTTCGGGCCATACCCATCTGCGGTGGCGGTCCGCGAGACCCTGAACCTGCTGCAGAAACTGTTCCTGGTCCGGCAATGCGAGGACAGCGTGTTCGCCCACCGCAGCCGCCCCTGCCTGCAGCACCAGATCGGGCGTTGCACCGCGCCCTGCGTGGCGCTGATCGATCCGGACGAGTACGCGGCCGACGTGCAGGCCAGCGTGCGCTTCCTGGAAGGGCGCAGCGAGCAGGTGATCGGCGACCTCGTCCAGCGCATGGAGACGGCCTCGGCCGGACTGCAGTTCGAACGGGCCGCACGGCTGCGCGACCAGATCGCCCACCTGCGCCAGATCTCCGAGCAGCAGTACGTGGCCGGTGGCGACGGCGACGCCGACATCTTTGCACTGGCGCGCGCGGGCGGGGCGGCCGCGGTGCAGATCTTCTTCGTTCGCCACGGCCAGAACCTGGGCAATTCGGTGCGCTACCCGAAGCTGCCCGATGACGCCGGCGACGACGAGATCATGGCCGCGATCCTGGCGCAGTACTATGCCGAGCGCGAACCGCCTCGGCTGGTGCTGGTGTCGCATCGCCCGCGCGAGCCCGAGGGCCTGGCCGCACTGCTGGAGCAGCGCCGCGGCGGCCGCGTCCGGCTGGCGTGGTCACTGCGCGGAGAGCGCGCCCGCTGGGTGGAGATGGCGCAGCGCAATGCCGAACTCGCACTGAAGACGCGGCTGGCCAGCCAGGCGGGGCAGCAGTCCCGGCTACAGGCGCTGGCCGAGGCGCTGCAGCTTCCGGAACCGCCGGCGCGGATGGAGTGCTTCGACATCTCCCACACCCAGGGCGAAGGCACTGTCGCGTCCTGCGTCGTGTTCGGCCCCGAGGGGCCGTTGAAGTCCGATTACCGCCGGTTCAACATTGCCGGAATCGCCCCCGGCGACGACTATGCGGCGATGCACCAGGCATTGGACCGCCGGTTCGCGCGACTGAAGAAGGAGGCCGGGCCGCTGCCGGACATCCTGTTCATCGACGGCGGGCAGGGCCAGGTGAACCAGGCCCTGGACGTACTGCGCAACCACGGCATCAAGGGCATGCGCGTGGTGGGTGTTGCCAAGGGACCGGAGCGGCGCGCGGGTCTGGAGACCCTGGTGTTGAGCGGGGTGCAGGGGCCTTCTATACTGCCGGCGCAATCCAGCGCCCTGCATCTGATCCAGCAGATCCGCGACGAGGCGCACCGATTCGCGATTACCGGACACCGGCTGCGGCGCGCGAAGGCCCGGCGGGAATCCCGGCTCGAGGACATCCCCGGGCTGGGTCCGAAACGAAGGGGAGCGCTGCTGCGCCACTTCGGCGGGCTGCGAGGTATTTCGCGTGCCGGAGTCGAAGAGTTGGCCAAGGTCCCCGGCATCAGCCACAACCTGGCGCAGGCCATCTACGAAGGATTCCACGAGAACTGA